A stretch of DNA from Ranitomeya variabilis isolate aRanVar5 chromosome 1, aRanVar5.hap1, whole genome shotgun sequence:
CAGAGGCAGAATGTAGCCTTTTGAAGGCAGTGTCAGTGAGCTGGGTTCAACGTTGCTGTTCCTGATCGTAAGCATGAACTGGAGCATCTTTAAACGTTTCTAAGCTAGTGGTCTAGTCACTTATGCTGCCTGAGACATGTCATGGTGTACTTGTTGCTTCTGGAACTTGTACTAGATCCATAGGGGTTAGCAAACTGGAACAGGAAACCCTTTATATAATACATGGATATATACAGTAGGATTTCTTGTTTCCCTCTGGGCATATGTAGCTATTTTGTAGGTTTAAAGGGCctatgtcacccccctccagccgttataaactaaaagagccaccttgtgcagcagtaatgctgcattctaacaaggtggctcttttagtttttggttcaagtattcccaaaataaagcgttttgaaacttaccaaaatacctgtctttagccagggaggcgggtcctcactccccagcttgaaccgctactctgccgtcactccaatcttcaggggctttcggcgctgccccctcagcactgtttacgcttcaaaaccggcgcctgcgctgtgtactactgtgctgcccaggcgcagtaagctctggccgtctgacgtcccagccaggcttgcagactgcgcctttgCGGGCAGTACGGCCAcctacctttggaatcccagctccgcagtgttatgcattatgcacagtgcggggctaggattcctgggcatgcgcactgcgtgtgtcagcctgtcacccaggtcccccgccttacagcgtctgtgtactgtactgtatactgtatgaggcacgatcagctgaatacagtatacagacgctgtaaggcaggggacctgggtgacaggctgacacacgcagtgcgcatgcccaggaatcctagccccacactgtgcataatgcataacacactgcggggctggaattccaaaggtgggtggccttactgcgcctgcgcagcacagtagtacacagcgcaggcgccggttttaaagtgtaaacagcgctgaggaggcggtgccaaaatcccctgaagattggagtgacggcagagtagcggttcaagctggggagtgaggacccgccttccTGGCTAAAGACAGATATTTTGGATAGgtttcaaaatgctttattttgggaatacttgaaccaaaaactaaaatagccaccttgttagaatgcagcattactgctgcacaaggtcgctCTTTTAGTTtacaacggctggaggggggtgacagtggccctttaaacttgATGAGGATGATTTaccattgactttttttttttttttctctgccttCTTTAAATAACCATAGTTTTATGTCCCCCCTCCACATGACTGTCATGATTTGTAAACAAATTGCTTGATTTACAAGTAAAAACTGCTGCCAAACTTTTAGGTTATGTTCACGtggtttttatgcaaattttcagctgcactTTTGATCACCAGCTAAGtctgatatttcagaaatctcatgcagacaACTTGGTTTGTCCTCAGTTTTTGGGGGTAATAACATAGTTATTGCAGAATAGAGCATGTTTCAGTGTTTTCAGCACTTATcacccattaaagggaatgtcacccTGAAAATCGTgtgaggccaccagcatcaggggcttatctacagcattctgtaatgctgtagataagccccctatgtaacctgaaaggtaagaaaaacgggttatattatactcacccatgggcggtccAGGTTTGATGGGCGTtgtggtccggcacctcctatcttcatagtatgatgtcgtcttcttgtcttcctgccgtgtctctggcgcaggcgtactttgctctgccctcaacagagcagacaaagtactgcagtgtgcaggtgtcgggaaaggtcagagaatgtatgaagatgggaggcactagacccagaccgtgacgcccatcggacccagaccgtgacgcccatcggacccagactgcccctgggtgagtataatataacctttatttctcatctttcaggttacatcgggggcttatctacagtattacagaatgctgtagataagcccctgatgccagtggcattATTTTGTATGATTttcggggtgacagattccctttaaaagcaatgggtggtgcaaaaGACTCTAAAATGCAGGGATCACTTTTTGGTGcgttatcagcatgcacaaagAATAAATATATaacaaactaagcaaaacctgcttctTGTAGCAAATTTCTTACTGCCATAGCAAAAACACAATGTGCGAACATGGCCTTAAATTGCGCAAATGAATGTAGATATCATGTCTGGGTGAATGTGCCCTTACAGCTGACAGATGGTAAGTAATTTgacagtttgaacagtcatttaacTAAGTACTCCTTATTTAGGTGAACTTCACGGTTGACCAGATTCGTAACATCATGGACAAAAAGGCAAATATCCGTAACATGTCTGTCATAGCCCATGTGGATCATGGTAAGTCAACTCTGACAGATTCACTGGTGTGCAAGGCTGGCATTATTGCCTCTGCTCGTGCTGGTGAGACTCGTTTTACTGACACTCGTAAGGATGAACAGGAGCGGTGCATAACCATTAAATCTACGTAAGTAAATCCTATTGTCTCCATTTCACAATTTAAACTGTTAAAGTGGATTTTTAATACGTTTTAATGTTTTAGTGCAATCTCTCTGTTCTACGAGCTTTCTAACAATGACTTGGCCTTCATCAAGCAAAGCAAGGATGGCTCTGGCTTTCTTATCAACCTGATTGACTCACCTGGCCATGTTGACTTCTCTTCTGAAGTAACTGCTGCTCTACGTGTCACTGATGGTGCATTGGTTGTTGTAGACTGTGTTTCTGGTGAGTTTACTTTGTTTACCAAGCTCTGGACACTCCTTGCAGGTGAGCTTTATTTTCTTCCTCTTTTCCTCATATTAGGAGTGTGTGTACAAACTGAGACTGTGCTTCGTCAGGCTATTGCTGAACGTATTCGCCCTGTGTTGATGATGAACAAGATGGATCGTGCACTTCTGGAACTTCAACTAGAACCAGAGGAGCTGTTCCAGACATTCCAACGCATTGTTGAAAATGTAAATGTAATAATTTCTACATATGGTGAAGGAGAGACTGGTCCAATGGGTAACATAATGGTAAGTACTGGCAACTCTGagtctgctgtcacactagcagtatttggtcagtattttacatcagtatttctaagccaaaaccaggagtggaacaaattgaggaaaagtataatagtcaTATGCACCACttgtgcttttatcacccactcctggttttggcttacaaatactgatgtaaaatactgaccaaatactgctagtgacggcagccttaagatGTGGTGCTCCAGGAACATGGCTCAAAGAACCTGAAACTGTCAAAAGTAGATTAAACATCCAGTCGTTTGTCTTCTTAGATTGACCCAGTCCTTGGTACTGTTGGCTTTGGCTCTGGGTTACATGGCTGGGCATTCACACTGAAACAGTTTGCTGAGATGTATGTAGCGAAATTTGCCTCAAAAGGAGAAAGCCAATTGTCACCAGCAGATCGGGCAAAGAAAGTTGAAGACATGATGAAAAAGCTATGGGGTGACAGGTGAGGTTCTGTGAGAAACTTTTACCTTTTTATGGACTTGGTGAGCTTTTTCTTGAAGATTCTCTTTTCTTAAGGTATTTCGATCCATCAACTGGGAAATTTAGCAAGACCGCCACCACTGCTGATGGGAAAAAACTTCCAAGAACATTCAGTCAGCTGATCCTGGACCCAATTTTCAAAGTGAGTAgttgtgttgtttttttgttttttttgcactgTATTTACAGCTTTGTACTTGCTAGCAGCACCTGTGACATATTTGTGGGGATGTATATTCAGTATGCCACCCATGGTCTGTAAATGATGACTAAATATTTCTTCACTTTGACCTGAGAATTGATGAAATCTTTTGACTGAAATCAGTGTGGTAGTGTGGGGTTTTTGTTTTTAACCAAAACTAACtcatgattctttttttttttttttttttttttaaggtttttgaTGCCATCATGAACTTCAAGAAAGAAGAGACTGCAAAACTGGTTGAAAAATTGGACATTAAGCTGGACAGTGAAGACAAAGAAAAGGAGGGCAAGCCTCTACTTAAAGTAAGAAACTTCTAATGTGAAGTATATTACATTTTACTAAAAGCCTAATGATTTTTCCTTTGCATTTAGGCTGTTATGAGACGCTGGCTTCCAGCTGGTGATGCTCTTCTTCAGATGATCACCATCCATCTGCCATCACCTGTGACTGCTCAGAAGTACCGTTGTGAACTTTTGTATGAGGGACCTCCTGATGATGAAGCTGCCATGGGTATGAATCTATGGCACTTTAAGTCAAGAATCCTACAATCGGTGTTTGAAAACAAGGGCttctggtatttaaaaaaaaaaaaaaaaaaaaacctcaagatTGCATTTGACAATGTCTTGGAGCCTACCTGGGCAACTGCAGGCCACATCTGGCCCTCTGACTGTTCCAGTCCAGCCTGCAGATGAGACTAAAAGTGGCCCACGGGCTGCCCTATCCCCACAATCTACATCCTCACCTTTGCCCTAGATAACTTTATTATAGTAAATAGTATTCAAGTAACAGAGCCCTACTAAAAAGCAAATTACCAAAAATCAAGCATAAACAAAAGGACATTGAAACTCCATTAGTTTAATGAAGGGGTTTTTAAATCTTGCaccttttttctttaaaaaaaaataaattctgtacAAACATCTGTCATGCACTTGCTATAAACAAGAACTTATTGATCAACCTTACATATGGGGGCACTGAATAAAAATGTAAGGGCATTTTCACTGCATCATGCAGTGTAAACTGTCGCTAATCTCCCAACAAACCAGTAGGATTCTCATGTCAGGTGAAATCTTCTGGCTTGCTAGAGGGATGCTTGTTGGCGGCATATCTATTGCTTGTGAGTTGTGCTGTCAATAACAATGGCAGTTTGTGTGCTTAGAATAAACTGTTAAATGGGTTGTGCAaccataaagaatacatttaaaaaagcagaaaagatgaaaaataaaatgGCTTTGTAATTTACAAGCTTAAAATTATGTTCCATTAAGTGTCATCTGAAGTATACTCCCTGGCATAACATCTTGGAGGCTTTATCCATTCTTAGTGGCTGAGCTTGTGCAGTACCTATATAAGGGGTCCAACTCCAGTGTGCAGTATATTCTCCCTGTGCTCACCTCACACAGCACTGAGAGCAGATTCTTTAAGGCACAAAAGatgtcagtgattctccacccccacACTCACAGGTCTGACCTCTGGCTGAGCCCATTCTGCATCAGAGCTGTGTGCATGGGAAGCTTCAAAAGCAATTGCACTTCTCAGCTATATGCTCTGTGCTGTCAGACCTGTGAGGTAAGTGCAGGGAGCATATATTGGGCACACTGGTTTTGTGGACCTCTTATGATGGGTACTGTGCTAGCTTGGCCAGGGATGACATAATTTTAAATCCATTTGTTTCCACACTTTTGGCTTGGTTAAATGTATTTAATGGTGGCACAAGACCTTTAAGGATTGTTCTTTTCTCAGTCTCCCTGTTTAAACAGGCATTGTATGGTGGCTGACAGCTGTTGTAAACCAATCACATTTTTTGTTCCAAACAGGCATTAAGAACTGTGACCCTAAAGGACCACTTATGATGTACATATCTAAAATGGTTCCCACTACTGATAAAGGTAGATTTTATGCCTTTGGACGAGTGTTCTCGGGTGTTGTGTCTACTGGCCTCAAAGTTAGAATTATGGGACCAAACTTTACACCTGGTAAAAAAGAGGATCTCTATCTGAAGCCCATTCAGAGGTAAGTATTATAAATACCACAAGACTCTAGATGTTGCCTGAATCCtagattatatttttttttttcctcccaccaccccatagaaCTATTCTGATGATGGGACGTTATGTAGAGCCCATTGAAGATGTGCCATGTGGCAACATTGTTGGGCTGGTTGGAGTGGACCAGTATTTGGTGAAGACTGGAACAATCACCACTTTTGAACATGCACACAACATGCGTGTTATGAAGTTCAGTGTGAGCCCTGTTGTCCGTGTTGCTGTGGAAGCAAAGAACCCTGCTGACCTTCCAAAACTTGTTGAAGGATTAAAACGTCTGGCAAAATCTGACCCTATGGTACAGGTAAGCATTCAATTATTgggtgactctcctatagaacatgGTAGAAATGTGTCAGACTGCCCTAAAAAATTAAGCTTCTGGGTAACTTTTTTCCTTACATGCATACAACCTTTTGTTCTCAAGTGCATCATTGAAGAGTCTGGAGAGCACATCATTGCTGGAGCTGGTGAGCTTCACTTGGAAATCTGTCTAAAAGATCTGGAAGAAGACCATGCTTGCATTCCAATCAAGGTAACCAAAATCACTGGCCTTCATATGCAAGATGGCTAATTAAATCTATGA
This window harbors:
- the EEF2 gene encoding elongation factor 2, whose protein sequence is MVNFTVDQIRNIMDKKANIRNMSVIAHVDHGKSTLTDSLVCKAGIIASARAGETRFTDTRKDEQERCITIKSTAISLFYELSNNDLAFIKQSKDGSGFLINLIDSPGHVDFSSEVTAALRVTDGALVVVDCVSGVCVQTETVLRQAIAERIRPVLMMNKMDRALLELQLEPEELFQTFQRIVENVNVIISTYGEGETGPMGNIMIDPVLGTVGFGSGLHGWAFTLKQFAEMYVAKFASKGESQLSPADRAKKVEDMMKKLWGDRYFDPSTGKFSKTATTADGKKLPRTFSQLILDPIFKVFDAIMNFKKEETAKLVEKLDIKLDSEDKEKEGKPLLKAVMRRWLPAGDALLQMITIHLPSPVTAQKYRCELLYEGPPDDEAAMGIKNCDPKGPLMMYISKMVPTTDKGRFYAFGRVFSGVVSTGLKVRIMGPNFTPGKKEDLYLKPIQRTILMMGRYVEPIEDVPCGNIVGLVGVDQYLVKTGTITTFEHAHNMRVMKFSVSPVVRVAVEAKNPADLPKLVEGLKRLAKSDPMVQCIIEESGEHIIAGAGELHLEICLKDLEEDHACIPIKKSDPVVSYRETVSEGSNQLCLSKSPNKHNRLYMKARPFPDGLAEDIDKGDVSARQELKTRARYLAEKYEWDVTEARKIWCFGPDGTGPNILTDVTKGVQYLNEIKDSVVAGFQWATKEGVLCEENLRGVRFDVHDVTLHADAIHRGGGQIIPTARRCLYACALTAQPRLMEPIYLVEIQCPEQVVGGIYGVLNRKRGHVFEESQVAGTPMFIVKAYLPVNESFGFTADLRSNTGGQAFPQCVFDHWQILPGDPFDATTRPSQVVAETRKRKGLKEGVPALDNFLDKL